From Rhodovastum atsumiense, a single genomic window includes:
- the cobT gene encoding cobaltochelatase subunit CobT produces the protein MSGSGGKDTTRAEEFKRATAGALRAIAHNNEVQVAFQPGPSGLAGKRARLPLPTRALPPGEMARLRGVADSLALRVRYHDDAVHAARAPARREARDVYDALEQARVEVVGARHMDGVASNLRARLADECEVEGYDRMTRKDQLPVSAALSLLVRERLSGEPAPESAQRVLDLWRGTLGERADRAIEEMAAARDDQATFARAARRLLAAMDLAEAEADAEPDEGEPGDDQGEQSGQQDNSQQGEGQSDSDAESILGAQPEQVEGEATDDQSAEQAEEEAMAAEGEDRPGGPQPRRERPVVDTESSYRPYTRQHDEEVAAEDLCDPEELTRLRQQLDQQLQHLQGVVSKLANRLQRRLLAQQTRAWDFDLEEGLLDAGRLARVVVNPLQALSYKRERDTQFRDTVVSLLIDNSGSMRGRPITVAAMCGDILARTLERCAVKVEVLGFTTRAWKGGQSRERWVADGKPRNPGRLNDLRHIIYKAADAPWRRSRKNLGLMLREGLLKENIDGEALQWAYRRLLARPENRRILMVISDGAPVDDSTLSVNPGNYLEKHLREVIRDIESRDAVELIAIGIGHDVTRYYRRAVTIVDAEELGGTMMKKLTELFDEDAALAWARASSERAALVA, from the coding sequence ATGAGTGGAAGCGGGGGCAAGGACACCACCCGGGCCGAGGAGTTCAAGCGCGCCACCGCCGGCGCGCTGCGTGCCATCGCCCACAACAACGAAGTGCAGGTCGCCTTCCAGCCCGGTCCCTCCGGGCTCGCCGGCAAGCGTGCCCGCCTGCCACTGCCCACGCGCGCGCTGCCGCCGGGCGAGATGGCGCGGCTGCGTGGCGTGGCCGACAGCCTCGCCTTGCGGGTGCGCTATCATGACGATGCCGTGCACGCCGCCCGTGCCCCCGCCCGGCGCGAGGCGCGCGACGTCTACGACGCGCTGGAACAGGCCCGCGTCGAGGTGGTCGGCGCCCGCCACATGGACGGGGTCGCTTCCAACCTGCGTGCCCGCCTCGCCGATGAATGCGAGGTCGAGGGCTATGACCGCATGACCCGCAAGGACCAGTTGCCAGTCTCCGCGGCGCTGTCCCTGCTGGTGCGCGAGCGCCTCTCCGGCGAGCCCGCGCCGGAGTCGGCGCAGCGCGTGCTGGATCTGTGGCGCGGCACGCTTGGCGAGCGGGCCGACCGCGCCATCGAGGAAATGGCCGCCGCCCGCGACGACCAGGCGACCTTCGCGCGTGCCGCCCGCCGCCTGCTCGCCGCCATGGACCTTGCCGAGGCAGAGGCCGACGCCGAGCCCGACGAGGGCGAGCCGGGCGACGACCAGGGCGAGCAATCCGGCCAGCAGGACAACAGCCAGCAGGGCGAGGGCCAGAGCGACTCCGACGCCGAGAGCATCCTCGGCGCCCAGCCCGAGCAGGTCGAGGGCGAGGCCACCGACGACCAGTCCGCCGAGCAGGCGGAAGAAGAGGCGATGGCGGCCGAGGGCGAGGACCGTCCCGGCGGCCCGCAGCCGCGCCGCGAGCGCCCGGTCGTCGATACCGAGTCCAGCTACCGCCCCTATACCCGCCAGCATGACGAGGAAGTCGCGGCCGAGGATCTCTGCGACCCGGAGGAGCTGACGCGGCTGCGCCAGCAACTCGACCAGCAATTGCAGCATCTGCAGGGGGTGGTGTCCAAGCTCGCCAACCGTCTGCAGCGCCGGTTGCTGGCGCAGCAGACCCGCGCCTGGGATTTCGACCTGGAGGAAGGGCTGCTCGATGCCGGGCGGCTGGCCCGCGTCGTGGTCAACCCGCTGCAGGCGCTGTCCTACAAGCGCGAGCGCGACACCCAGTTCCGCGACACCGTGGTGTCGCTGCTGATCGACAATTCCGGCTCGATGCGCGGCCGGCCGATCACCGTGGCGGCGATGTGCGGCGACATCCTCGCCCGCACCCTGGAACGCTGCGCGGTGAAGGTGGAGGTGCTGGGCTTCACCACCCGCGCCTGGAAGGGCGGGCAGAGCCGCGAGCGCTGGGTCGCCGACGGCAAGCCGCGCAATCCCGGCCGGCTGAACGACCTGCGCCACATCATCTACAAGGCCGCCGACGCGCCCTGGCGCCGCAGCCGCAAGAATCTCGGGCTGATGCTGCGCGAGGGGCTGCTGAAGGAGAACATTGACGGCGAGGCGCTGCAATGGGCGTATCGCCGGCTGCTCGCGCGCCCGGAGAACCGCCGCATCCTGATGGTGATCAGCGACGGCGCCCCGGTGGACGACAGCACGCTGTCGGTCAATCCCGGCAACTACCTGGAAAAGCACCTGCGCGAGGTGATCCGCGACATCGAGAGCCGTGACGCGGTGGAGCTGATCGCCATCGGCATCGGCCATGACGTGACCCGCTACTATCGCCGCGCCGTCACCATCGTCGACGCCGAGGAGCTCGGCGGCACCATGATGAAGAAGCTGACCGAGCTGTTCGACGAGGATGCCGCCCTGGCCTGGGCCCGCGCCAGCAGCGAGCGAGCCGCGCTGGTGGCCTGA
- a CDS encoding beta strand repeat-containing protein: MTDISSTTDISTLTTDEIAALTTSQIASLTTTQVVGLTTDQIPALSNTQIGALTATQAAVLETEDLAALTTDQVPGLATAALAALTTRQIGTLTTAQVVALTTAQARTFTTAQVAALTSAQAGALELDDLAALTTTTLVALTTAAVAALTTDQVPALTTAQARALTTTQIRALTTAQLVAITNDQAGVLTSGQTAVLTSSQAAALEASDLAVLTTAALVTLTTAAIAALTTDQVPALTTAQARALTTAQVAALTPAQAGALGLDDLAALTTAQMVVLGTAAVAALTTDQVPALTTAQARALTTAQVRALTTDQVVAITNDQARVLTSDQAAALTSAQAAALEPGDLATLTTTSLVAITTAAVAALTTDQVPAFTTAQARALTTAQVRALTTDQVVAITNDQAGVLTSGQTAVLTTAQAAALEPGDIAALTTAALVALTTAGVAALTTDQIPALTTAQAKALTTAQVAALTSAQAGALELDDLAALTTAQMVVLGTAAVAALTTDQVPALTTAQARALTTAQVRALTTDQVVAITNDQARVLTSDQAAALTSAQAAALEPGDLAALTTTSLVAITTAAVAALTTDQVPTLTTAQARALTTAQVRALTTNQVVAITNDQAGVLTSGQTAVLTTSQAAALEPGDLAALTTSAVVTLTTAAVAALTTDQVPALTTAQARALTTAQVAALTPAQAGVLELDDLAALTTAQMVVLGTAAVAALTTDQIPALTTAQARALTTAQIAALTTDQVVAITNDQARALTSGQTAVLTTAQAAALEADDVAALTTAALVALTTAAIAALTTDQVPALTTAQARALTTAQVAALTPAQAATLEADDLTALTTAQLVTLTTAAVAALTTDQVPVLTTLQARALTTAQVAALTTDQVVALTGDQTRALTSTQAAALTSAQAAALEIDDLVVLTTTALVALTTAAIAALTTDQVPALTTAQARALTTTQTVALGTAQVAALTPVQAVALTTAQVVALTTAQVAALETDDLAALTIIQVAALETGDLAVLTTDQVIALTTAQVQALTTAQARALTTAQAAALETDDLAALSTAALAALTTAAVATLTTDQVPALTTAQARAFTTAQIAALTTPQAAALTTSQAIALTTAQVVALTTAAVAALTTDQVSALTTAQARTLTTAQIAALTTDQVVALTTAQAQALTTAQAQTLTTTQAAALETDDLTALTTAALATLSTAAVAALTTGQVPALTTAQARTLTTAQIAALTTPQAAALTTAQAIALTTAQVVALTTAAVAALTTDQVPALTTAQTRALTTAQFGALTTDQVVALTTAQATMLTSAQAAALTSAQAAALETDDLAALTSTALVALTTAAVAALTTGQVPALTTGQAGTLTTAQVAALTSAQVVALTTDQARVLTSTQAAALTSAQAAALETDDLAALTTTALVALTTAAVAALTTDQVPALTSAQVTTLATSQIRALTTAQVVALTTDQARVLTSTQAAKLATAQIAALETADLAALTTAAVVALGTAGAAALTTDQVPALTTDQTRALATAQIAALTTAQIVALTTDQAPALSTAQAAALTTAQAQALETADLASLTTAALAALTTAGTTALTTDQVPALTTAQIAALTTGQAAGLTTAQVVALTTDQLPALSTTQARALTTLQVPALEPADLATLTTNALAALSTAAVAVLTTDQVPALTTAQVPALTSAQVGALTTAQITALTTAQVPVLTTAQVTLLTTAQAAAFTTLQVPVLTTAQAKAFTTTQLRALTTAQIIALTTDQIPALTTAQIAALTTAQAAALESQDLAALTTAGLTALTTAAIAALTTDQVIALTTAQARALTTAQARALTTAQLGALETDDLAALTTAGVAALTTSQTSALTTDQIPVLTTAQVAALTASQIITLTTGQIIALTTAQAAALTSAQAATLTSDQAATLETADFAALATAAIAVITTAAVAALTTNQLPALTTAQAKALTVAQLRVLSTDQLGALETEDLAALTTAGVAALATSQTIALTTNQIPALTSAQVAALTTAQIRALTTDQVPALTTIQAAALTTAQAAALTTGQVLALETGDLAALIPAALAAFTTAAIATLTTDQVPALTTAQARALVIAQVQALGTAQAAALATVDLAALSTAQVAALTSAAVAALTTDQVPALTTSQVAALNTAQIRALTTDQVPALTTAQARALTTAQAAALTTAQAATLEAGDLAALTTTALAALTSAAVATLTTDQVPILTTAQVAALTTAQMRALTSDQLPALTTDQAKILTTAQVAALTTGQVPSLGTDDLAALTTTALAALTSAAVATLTTDQVPALTTAQARALTTAQMRAFTSAQAVALETADLVALTTAQVAALTTAAVAALTTDQVPALTTAQARALTTAQVRAFTSAQAVALETADLVALTTAQVAALTTDAAAALTTDQVPALATVQVAALTTAQMRALTTGQVSALTTAQARALTTAQAATLTTDQVPALATANIAALSTAGVVAFTTAAIAALTTDQVPALTTAQARALTTSQMRALTTAQIPALTTAQAPVLTTAQITTLTTAQAAALETDDLAALTTSAVAALTTAQIPALTTDQVPALTTAQARALTTNQVRALATAQIAALTTDQARAFATTQIAALTTTQVPALESEDVAALGTIQIMAITTAALAVLTTNQVVALQSAQVAALTTAQVRALTSLQAGALTTEELSGFTTLQVGALTTTALAAIPELDRAHGFRAGQLAVMSAEQLRALFDVS, translated from the coding sequence GTGACCGACATTTCCTCCACCACGGACATCTCGACCCTGACGACGGACGAGATCGCGGCTCTCACCACCAGCCAGATTGCCTCCCTGACCACCACGCAGGTCGTCGGGCTGACCACCGACCAAATACCGGCGCTGTCCAACACCCAGATCGGGGCGTTGACCGCCACGCAGGCTGCGGTGCTGGAAACCGAAGACCTCGCCGCCCTCACCACAGACCAGGTCCCCGGGCTTGCCACCGCCGCCCTGGCGGCGCTGACCACGCGGCAGATCGGCACGCTGACCACCGCCCAGGTCGTGGCGCTGACCACTGCCCAGGCCAGGACCTTCACCACCGCCCAGGTCGCGGCCCTGACGTCGGCCCAGGCCGGGGCACTGGAACTCGACGATCTCGCGGCCCTGACCACCACCACCCTGGTGGCGCTCACCACCGCCGCCGTCGCCGCCCTCACCACCGATCAGGTCCCCGCCCTCACCACCGCCCAGGCCAGGGCCCTCACCACCACCCAGATTCGTGCCCTCACCACCGCCCAGCTTGTCGCGATCACCAACGATCAGGCGGGGGTGCTCACCTCCGGCCAGACAGCGGTGCTCACGAGCAGCCAGGCGGCGGCGCTGGAAGCCAGCGACCTCGCGGTGCTGACCACCGCCGCCCTGGTGACGCTCACCACCGCCGCCATCGCCGCCCTCACCACCGATCAGGTCCCCGCCCTCACCACCGCCCAGGCCAGGGCCCTCACCACCGCCCAGGTCGCGGCCTTGACGCCGGCCCAGGCCGGGGCGCTGGGGCTCGATGATCTCGCGGCCCTGACCACCGCCCAGATGGTGGTGCTGGGCACCGCCGCCGTCGCCGCCCTCACCACCGATCAGGTCCCCGCCCTCACCACCGCCCAGGCCAGGGCCCTCACCACCGCCCAGGTCCGCGCGCTGACCACCGATCAGGTGGTGGCGATCACCAACGACCAGGCCAGGGTGCTCACCTCCGACCAGGCGGCGGCGCTCACCTCCGCCCAGGCGGCGGCGCTGGAGCCCGGCGACCTCGCGACCCTGACCACCACCAGCCTGGTGGCGATCACCACCGCCGCGGTCGCCGCCCTCACCACCGATCAGGTCCCCGCCTTCACCACCGCCCAGGCCAGGGCCCTCACCACCGCCCAGGTCCGCGCGCTAACCACCGATCAGGTGGTGGCGATCACCAACGACCAGGCGGGGGTGCTCACCTCCGGCCAGACAGCGGTGCTCACGACCGCCCAGGCGGCGGCGCTGGAGCCCGGCGACATCGCGGCGTTGACCACCGCCGCCCTGGTGGCGCTCACCACCGCCGGAGTCGCCGCCCTCACCACCGATCAGATCCCCGCCCTCACCACTGCCCAGGCCAAGGCCCTCACCACCGCCCAGGTCGCGGCGCTGACGTCGGCCCAGGCCGGGGCACTGGAACTTGACGATCTCGCGGCCCTGACCACCGCCCAGATGGTGGTGCTGGGAACCGCCGCGGTCGCCGCCCTCACCACCGATCAGGTTCCCGCCCTCACCACCGCCCAGGCCAGGGCCCTCACCACCGCCCAGGTCCGCGCGCTGACCACCGATCAGGTGGTGGCGATCACCAACGACCAGGCCAGGGTGCTCACCTCCGACCAGGCGGCGGCGCTCACCTCCGCCCAGGCGGCGGCGCTGGAGCCCGGCGACCTCGCGGCCCTGACCACCACCAGCCTGGTGGCGATCACCACTGCCGCGGTCGCCGCCCTCACCACCGATCAGGTCCCCACCCTCACCACCGCCCAGGCCAGGGCCCTCACCACCGCCCAGGTCCGCGCGCTGACCACCAACCAGGTGGTGGCGATCACCAACGACCAGGCGGGGGTGCTCACCTCCGGCCAGACAGCGGTACTCACGACCAGCCAGGCGGCAGCGCTGGAGCCCGGCGACCTCGCGGCGCTGACCACCTCCGCCGTGGTGACGCTCACCACCGCCGCGGTCGCTGCCCTCACCACCGATCAGGTCCCCGCCCTCACCACCGCCCAGGCCAGGGCCCTCACCACCGCTCAGGTCGCGGCCTTGACGCCGGCCCAGGCCGGGGTGCTGGAGCTCGACGATCTCGCGGCCCTGACCACCGCCCAGATGGTGGTGCTGGGAACCGCCGCGGTCGCCGCCCTCACCACCGACCAGATCCCCGCCCTCACCACCGCCCAGGCCAGGGCCCTCACCACCGCCCAGATCGCCGCACTGACCACCGATCAGGTGGTGGCGATCACCAACGATCAGGCCAGGGCGCTCACCTCCGGCCAGACAGCGGTGCTCACGACCGCCCAGGCGGCGGCGCTGGAGGCCGATGATGTCGCGGCCCTGACCACCGCCGCCCTGGTGGCACTGACCACCGCGGCCATCGCCGCCCTCACCACCGACCAGGTCCCCGCCCTCACCACCGCCCAGGCCAGGGCCCTCACCACCGCCCAGGTCGCGGCCTTGACGCCGGCCCAGGCGGCGACCCTGGAAGCCGATGACCTCACGGCACTGACCACCGCCCAACTGGTGACGCTCACCACCGCGGCCGTCGCCGCCCTCACCACCGACCAGGTGCCGGTGCTGACCACCCTTCAGGCCAGGGCCCTCACCACCGCCCAGGTCGCCGCACTGACCACCGACCAGGTCGTGGCGCTGACCGGCGACCAGACAAGGGCGCTCACCTCCACCCAGGCGGCGGCGCTCACCTCCGCCCAGGCCGCGGCGCTGGAAATCGACGACCTCGTGGTGCTGACCACCACCGCCCTGGTCGCGCTGACCACCGCGGCCATCGCCGCCCTCACCACCGATCAGGTCCCCGCCCTCACCACCGCCCAGGCCAGGGCCCTCACCACCACCCAGACGGTGGCCCTCGGCACCGCCCAGGTGGCGGCCCTCACCCCTGTGCAGGCCGTCGCCCTGACCACCGCCCAGGTGGTGGCCCTGACCACCGCCCAGGTGGCGGCGCTGGAAACCGACGACCTCGCGGCGCTGACCATCATCCAGGTCGCCGCGCTGGAAACCGGGGATCTCGCGGTGCTGACCACCGACCAGGTCATCGCGCTCACCACCGCCCAGGTGCAGGCCCTGACCACCGCCCAGGCGAGGGCCTTGACCACCGCCCAGGCGGCAGCGCTGGAAACCGACGACCTCGCGGCCCTGAGCACCGCCGCGCTGGCGGCGCTGACCACCGCCGCCGTCGCCACCCTGACCACCGATCAGGTCCCCGCGCTGACCACCGCCCAGGCCAGGGCCTTCACCACCGCCCAGATCGCCGCCCTGACCACCCCCCAGGCCGCCGCCCTGACCACCAGCCAGGCCATCGCCCTGACCACCGCTCAGGTGGTGGCGCTGACCACCGCCGCCGTCGCCGCCCTCACCACCGATCAGGTCTCCGCTCTCACCACCGCCCAGGCCAGGACACTCACCACCGCCCAGATCGCCGCCCTGACCACCGATCAGGTGGTGGCGCTGACCACCGCCCAGGCGCAGGCCCTGACCACCGCCCAGGCGCAGACCCTGACCACTACTCAGGCGGCGGCGCTGGAAACCGACGACCTCACGGCCTTGACCACCGCCGCGCTGGCGACGCTCTCCACCGCCGCCGTCGCCGCCCTCACCACCGGTCAGGTCCCCGCGCTGACCACCGCCCAGGCCAGGACCCTCACCACCGCCCAGATCGCCGCCCTGACCACCCCCCAGGCCGCGGCCCTCACCACCGCCCAGGCCATCGCCCTGACCACCGCCCAGGTGGTGGCGCTGACCACCGCCGCCGTCGCCGCCCTCACCACCGACCAGGTGCCCGCCCTCACCACCGCCCAGACCAGGGCGCTCACCACCGCCCAGTTCGGCGCGCTGACCACCGATCAGGTCGTGGCACTGACCACCGCCCAGGCGACGATGCTCACCTCCGCCCAGGCGGCGGCACTCACCTCCGCCCAGGCGGCGGCGCTGGAAACCGACGACCTCGCGGCACTGACCTCCACCGCCCTGGTCGCGCTGACCACCGCTGCCGTCGCCGCCCTCACCACCGGTCAGGTGCCGGCGCTCACCACGGGACAGGCCGGGACGCTCACCACCGCCCAGGTCGCGGCGCTGACCTCCGCCCAGGTCGTGGCGCTGACCACCGACCAGGCAAGAGTGCTCACCTCCACCCAGGCGGCGGCACTCACCTCCGCCCAGGCGGCGGCACTGGAAACCGACGACCTCGCGGCGCTGACCACCACCGCCCTGGTCGCACTCACCACCGCCGCTGTCGCCGCCCTCACCACCGATCAGGTGCCGGCGCTCACCTCCGCCCAGGTGACAACCCTCGCGACCAGCCAGATCCGCGCATTGACCACCGCCCAGGTCGTGGCGCTGACCACCGACCAGGCAAGAGTGCTCACCTCCACCCAGGCGGCAAAGCTCGCCACCGCCCAGATCGCCGCCCTGGAGACCGCCGACCTCGCGGCCCTGACCACCGCCGCGGTGGTGGCACTGGGCACCGCCGGGGCCGCCGCACTGACCACCGACCAGGTACCCGCCCTCACCACCGACCAGACCCGCGCCCTCGCCACCGCGCAGATCGCGGCATTGACCACCGCCCAGATCGTGGCGCTGACCACCGATCAGGCACCGGCACTGAGCACCGCGCAGGCGGCAGCCCTCACCACCGCCCAGGCGCAGGCGCTGGAAACCGCCGATCTCGCCAGCCTCACCACCGCCGCACTCGCAGCCCTCACCACCGCCGGGACCACCGCGCTGACCACCGATCAGGTGCCAGCCCTCACCACCGCGCAGATCGCCGCGCTGACCACCGGCCAGGCCGCGGGGCTCACCACGGCCCAGGTCGTCGCCCTCACCACCGATCAGCTTCCCGCCCTCAGCACCACCCAGGCCAGGGCCCTCACCACCCTGCAGGTGCCGGCACTGGAACCCGCCGATCTCGCGACACTGACCACCAACGCGCTGGCGGCGCTCAGCACCGCCGCCGTCGCCGTCCTCACTACCGATCAGGTGCCCGCCCTCACCACCGCCCAGGTGCCCGCGCTCACCTCCGCCCAGGTCGGGGCGCTCACCACGGCCCAGATCACCGCCCTCACCACGGCTCAGGTGCCCGTACTGACCACCGCACAGGTCACCTTGCTGACCACCGCGCAAGCGGCAGCCTTCACCACCCTGCAGGTACCCGTCCTCACCACCGCCCAGGCGAAAGCCTTCACCACCACCCAGCTACGGGCCCTCACCACCGCCCAGATCATCGCCCTCACCACCGACCAGATCCCGGCGCTCACCACCGCGCAAATCGCCGCGCTGACCACCGCGCAGGCGGCGGCGCTGGAATCCCAGGATCTTGCCGCGCTGACCACCGCCGGGCTGACGGCACTCACCACCGCCGCCATCGCCGCACTGACCACCGACCAGGTCATCGCGCTCACCACCGCTCAGGCACGGGCCCTCACCACCGCGCAGGCGCGGGCCCTCACCACCGCCCAGCTCGGTGCCCTGGAAACCGACGACCTGGCGGCGCTGACCACCGCCGGCGTGGCAGCCCTCACCACCAGCCAGACCAGCGCCCTCACCACCGACCAGATCCCGGTGCTGACCACCGCCCAGGTGGCGGCACTGACCGCCAGCCAGATCATCACGCTCACCACCGGCCAGATCATCGCCCTCACCACCGCCCAGGCGGCGGCACTGACCTCCGCCCAGGCGGCGACACTGACCTCCGATCAGGCGGCGACACTGGAAACCGCCGACTTCGCCGCGCTCGCCACGGCTGCCATCGCGGTCATCACCACCGCCGCCGTCGCCGCCCTGACCACCAATCAGCTTCCCGCCCTCACCACCGCGCAGGCAAAGGCGCTCACCGTCGCCCAACTCCGCGTCCTCAGCACCGACCAGCTCGGTGCCCTGGAAACCGAGGACCTGGCGGCGCTGACCACCGCCGGCGTGGCAGCCCTCGCCACCAGCCAGACCATCGCCCTCACCACCAACCAGATCCCCGCGCTGACCAGCGCCCAGGTGGCGGCCCTCACCACCGCGCAGATCCGTGCCCTCACCACCGACCAGGTGCCCGCCCTCACCACCATCCAGGCAGCAGCGCTCACCACCGCCCAGGCGGCGGCGCTCACCACCGGACAGGTGCTCGCACTGGAAACCGGCGACCTCGCCGCGCTGATCCCCGCCGCGCTGGCGGCGTTCACCACCGCTGCCATCGCCACCCTCACCACCGACCAGGTGCCCGCCCTCACCACCGCCCAGGCACGGGCCCTCGTCATCGCCCAGGTGCAGGCGCTCGGCACCGCGCAGGCAGCGGCGCTGGCAACCGTCGACCTCGCCGCGCTCAGCACCGCCCAGGTGGCAGCGCTGACCTCCGCCGCCGTCGCCGCCCTGACCACCGACCAGGTTCCCGCCCTCACCACGTCCCAGGTGGCAGCGCTCAACACCGCACAGATCCGCGCCCTGACCACCGACCAGGTGCCCGCCCTCACCACCGCCCAGGCACGGGCGCTCACCACCGCCCAGGCGGCGGCACTGACCACCGCCCAGGCGGCAACGCTGGAAGCCGGCGACCTCGCCGCGCTGACCACCACCGCGCTGGCGGCGCTGACCTCCGCCGCCGTCGCCACCCTGACCACCGATCAGGTGCCCATCCTCACCACCGCCCAGGTGGCGGCACTGACCACCGCCCAGATGCGCGCCCTCACCAGCGATCAACTGCCGGCGCTCACCACCGACCAGGCGAAGATCCTGACAACCGCCCAGGTGGCGGCGCTCACCACCGGGCAGGTACCGTCGCTCGGAACCGACGACCTCGCCGCACTGACCACCACCGCGCTGGCGGCGCTGACCTCCGCCGCCGTCGCCACCCTGACCACCGATCAGGTCCCCGCCCTGACCACCGCCCAGGCCAGAGCCCTCACCACCGCACAGATGCGGGCCTTCACCAGCGCCCAGGCCGTGGCGCTGGAAACCGCCGACCTCGTCGCCCTGACCACCGCCCAGGTGGCGGCGCTCACCACCGCCGCCGTCGCCGCGCTGACCACCGATCAGGTGCCCGCCCTGACCACCGCCCAGGCCAGGGCGCTGACCACCGCCCAGGTGCGGGCCTTCACCAGCGCCCAGGCCGTGGCACTGGAAACCGCCGACCTCGTCGCCCTGACCACCGCCCAGGTGGCGGCACTCACCACCGACGCCGCCGCCGCGCTGACCACCGACCAGGTGCCCGCCCTCGCCACTGTCCAGGTGGCGGCACTGACCACTGCCCAGATGCGCGCCCTCACCACCGGCCAGGTATCCGCGCTGACCACCGCCCAGGCCAGGGCCCTCACCACCGCCCAGGCGGCCACGCTGACCACCGATCAGGTGCCGGCACTGGCAACCGCCAACATCGCGGCACTGTCCACCGCCGGCGTCGTGGCGTTCACCACCGCCGCCATCGCCGCGCTGACCACCGATCAGGTGCCCGCCCTGACCACCGCCCAGGCACGGGCCCTCACCACGAGCCAGATGCGGGCCCTCACCACCGCCCAGATCCCGGCGCTCACCACCGCCCAGGCGCCCGTCCTCACCACCGCCCAGATCACGACACTGACCACGGCGCAGGCGGCGGCGCTGGAAACCGACGACCTCGCCGCCCTCACCACCTCCGCCGTCGCCGCGCTGACCACCGCCCAGATCCCGGCCCTGACCACCGACCAGGTCCCGGCGCTCACCACCGCCCAGGCACGGGCACTCACGACGAACCAGGTGCGGGCGCTCGCGACCGCCCAGATCGCGGCCCTCACCACCGACCAGGCGCGGGCCTTCGCCACCACCCAGATCGCGGCCCTCACCACCACGCAGGTACCGGCCCTGGAAAGCGAGGATGTCGCCGCCCTTGGCACCATCCAGATCATGGCCATCACCACCGCCGCGCTGGCGGTCCTGACCACGAACCAGGTGGTGGCGCTTCAGTCGGCCCAGGTGGCCGCGCTGACCACCGCCCAGGTGCGGGCGCTCACCTCACTGCAGGCCGGGGCGCTGACCACCGAGGAGCTCAGTGGCTTCACCACCCTGCAGGTTGGCGCCCTGACCACCACCGCGCTGGCCGCCATCCCGGAGCTGGACCGGGCCCATGGCTTCCGCGCGGGCCAGCTCGCAGTGATGTCGGCCGAACAGCTCAGGGCGTTGTTCGATGTCAGTTGA
- a CDS encoding N-acetylmuramoyl-L-alanine amidase family protein: protein MRFGRRTFLGGCALAALGLPALGAQAAAPRRRPASRKPRQPTPPSRQRPLVMLDPGHGGKDPGAIGVAGTHEKQVVLAAAQDLKRRLEAGGRYRVRLTRARDDFVPLSDRVAMAERHGAALFVSLHADALDRPDVRGASVYVFAARASDSQSARLAARENAADRFIAREFRAYRPEVRDILSALVLRETFAGAAAVQHCLVRQLRRQVFLLRNPTRRAGFAVLRSATIPSALVEMGFMSNRQDERLLRLPGHRRKLATALAAAIDEWFQQQPGRRIVTG from the coding sequence ATGAGGTTCGGACGACGCACGTTTCTGGGTGGATGCGCACTGGCCGCGCTGGGGCTGCCTGCCCTGGGTGCGCAGGCAGCCGCTCCCCGCCGCAGGCCGGCCTCCCGGAAGCCTCGCCAGCCCACGCCCCCGTCGCGCCAGCGTCCGCTGGTGATGCTCGATCCCGGCCATGGCGGCAAAGATCCCGGCGCGATCGGGGTTGCCGGCACGCATGAGAAACAGGTCGTCCTCGCCGCTGCCCAGGACCTGAAGCGCCGCCTGGAGGCGGGCGGGCGCTACCGGGTGCGGCTCACGCGCGCCCGCGACGATTTTGTTCCATTATCGGATCGAGTTGCCATGGCCGAGCGCCACGGCGCGGCGCTGTTCGTATCGCTGCATGCCGACGCGCTCGACCGGCCCGACGTGCGCGGCGCCAGCGTCTACGTCTTCGCCGCCCGCGCCTCCGATTCGCAATCGGCCCGGCTGGCCGCCCGCGAGAACGCGGCCGACCGTTTCATCGCCCGGGAATTCCGCGCCTATCGCCCGGAGGTGCGGGACATCCTCTCGGCGCTGGTGCTGCGGGAGACCTTCGCCGGCGCGGCGGCGGTGCAGCATTGCCTGGTCCGCCAGTTGCGGCGGCAGGTGTTCCTGCTGCGCAATCCGACACGGCGCGCCGGTTTCGCGGTGCTGCGCTCGGCCACCATCCCCAGCGCGCTGGTTGAGATGGGATTCATGTCCAACCGGCAGGATGAGCGGCTGCTGCGCCTGCCGGGACACCGCCGCAAGCTGGCGACGGCGCTGGCCGCCGCCATCGACGAGTGGTTCCAGCAGCAGCCCGGACGACGGATCGTCACCGGATGA